A region from the Aegilops tauschii subsp. strangulata cultivar AL8/78 chromosome 5, Aet v6.0, whole genome shotgun sequence genome encodes:
- the LOC109782588 gene encoding uncharacterized protein, translating to MGACNSCEATAVAAVTGASAVGEATAARVVLADGQLQRFPGGTRASQAMKAAAAAAPAGACFLCSADGLELGGAVAAVAGDEELQPGQLYFVLPGAMRRRALQAEEMAALAIRASAALAGDHDGPLVFPDSASGAPAARSGVKGGSRRRSRRAPSLGRDFVPDLGAIAE from the coding sequence ATGGGCGCGTGCAACTCGTGCGAGGCGACGGCCGTGGCGGCGGTCACGGGGGCCTCCGCGGTGGGCGAGGCCACGGCGGCAAGGGTCGTGCTCGCGGACGGCCAGCTGCAGCGGTTCCCCGGGGGCACCCGGGCGTCGCAGGCCAtgaaggccgcggcggcggcggctcccgcgGGCGCGTGCTTCCTGTGCAGCGCCGACGGGCTCGAGCTCGGCGGCGCGGTGGCCGCGGTGGCGGGCGACGAGGAGCTGCAGCCCGGGCAGCTCTACTTCGTGCTGCCCGGCGCGATGCGGCGGCGGGCCCTGCAGGCGGAGGAGATGGCCGCGCTCGCGATCCGCGCCAGCGCCGCGCTGGCCGGCGACCACGACGGCCCGCTCGTGTTCCCCGACTCGGCCAGCGGCGCCCCCGCGGCGAGGAGCGGCGTGAAGGGTGGGTCCCGCCGGCGGTCGCGGAGGGCCCCCAGCCTGGGGCGCGACTTCGTGCCGGATCTAGGCGCCATTGCAGAGTAG